Part of the Kamptonema formosum PCC 6407 genome, GGAAGGTCGAACATATTGGAATCTCCTGTACCGAGAGAAGCAAGTTGTCGATTCAGTATATCTAATTTTTCGGGCAAGTAGGAATGGGGTAGAAATTTTGGCGTTGCTGATTTACGGTATAAACGGCTAAATATGCAAATCCTCAAAACTATTGTCCACAAATATTCTGGGTTTTTGTATGGTTCCTTTTCGTACCTTGATTAAGCAACGCCGAAAATTGTTATATCTTCCACCATTAGCACAAACCCCCCAGGGGTTTTAACCCCTATCTATCTACTTACGTAAATACACTGAATTTATAAAGATTCTATAAAGTAGCTGCCAAATAGCTTGACTTTGCTTTGAAGCTCATATAGTGTCGTTTGTGACCTATATCACAGAGAGATTGTTAACTCTGTCACCTTTTGTAATGTCTTGTGTCACAATATCTAAGGCAACGAGCAAAAATTCTCAATGCTTATCCTCACCATCTGAAGAAAAACCGCTTCGCAAACAACTTTCCGTCAGTCACGGAGAACCTCTGACGCTAGCCCCTAGTGCTCCTACGAACCTTTCCCAAGCTCTGCAACAGGCGGCAATTCATTCTCCCCATCAAGGCATTGTCTATATTAAGTCCAATGGTAAAGAGAGCGTTCAGTTATATCCAGACTTACTAGAGGAAGCCCAGCGAATCGTTGGCGGATTGAGAAAACTCGGACTAAAGCCGCAAGATAAGGTAATTTTCCAGTTCGATCGCAATCAAGACTTTATTGCTGCTTTTTGGGGATGCGTTTTAGGGGGGTTCGTTCCCGTACCGATCGCGATCGCTCCCATCTACTCCGAATCTAATGGATCTGTTACAAAGCTGCACCATGCTTGGCAGATGTTAGAGCAGCCGACAATTCTAACTAACGAAAAACTAGCTCCCTCAATTCTTGCTCTGTCAAAGTCTTGGGGAGTTGATAGTATTCAAATTGAAACTATTGAAGAGTTGCAAACCGGTACTCCTGACAAACGCGCTGAAAATAGTAATCCCGATGATTTAGCTCTATTGCTGCTCACTTCTGGAAGCACGGGAGTACCCAAAGGGGTAATGCAAAGCCATCGCGCTTTACTCAGCCACTCTGCTAGTACCTCCCAGATAAATAACTTTAACAATAAAGATATCTCACTGAATTGGATGCCTCTCGACCACGTTGGTGGTCTAGTCATGTTTCACATTCGAGATGTTTACTTGGGTTGCAAACAAATCCACGTTGTCAAAGAAGCTATCTTGCAAAACCCGCTCCTTTGGCTAGATTTGATCGATAGTTTTAAAGCAACAATTACTTGGGCTCCAAATTTTGCCTATGCGTTGATTAATAAACAGGCTCACAAGATTAAATCGCAACATTGGAATCTATCCTCAATGCGGTTTATTTTAAATGCAGGTGAGGCAATTGTTGCTAAAACAGCAAGACGTTTTTTAGAGTTGCTTTGCCCCCAAGGACTGCCAGCTAATGCGATGCGTCCGGCGTGGGGAATGTCAGAAACTTCTTCAGCAATTACTTTCTCAAACAACTTTTCATTAGACTCAACAGCGGAGCATGATGCCTTTGTAGGAGTAGGATCTCCCATTCCTGGTATTTCGATTCGTATTGTTGATAGTAATAACCAAGTATTTGAGCAAGAAACGATTGGACGCTTACAAGTTAAAGGAGTTTCAGTCACATCTGGTTACTATCAGAATCCCGAACTAAATCAAGAAGTTTTTACCGAGGACGGATGGTTTAATACGGGAGATTTAGGCTTTCTCAAAGGTGATAATCTAACTATTACAGGTCGCGCCAAGGACACGATTATCGTCAATGGTCTCAACTACTACAGCCATGAAATTGAAGCAGTAGTTGAAGAAGTTGAGGGAGTAGAAGTCTCCTATACTGCCGCCTGTGCCGTCCGAACTCCTGATAGCAACAGCGATAATTTAGCAATCTTTTTTCATACACATATTTCCGAACCGAACCGCTTGGCGTTACTACTCAAGGATATTCGAGCTAGTATTGTTAAAAAAGTTGGGCTGAATCCAAATTATCTGATTCCAATTGAGAAACAAACGATTCCTAAAACCGAAATTGGGAAGATTCAGCGATCGCAATTGAGCCAGCGTTTCATAGCTGGCGACTTTGATAGTATTCTCAAACATTTGGATATTGCTACCAGCAACGGTAACACATTACCAGACTGGTTTTATCGCCCGATTTGGCGACCAAAAGTAGCGATTCCCGCAACAACTCAGTCAATAACAGGCGCAACCCTAATATTCCTTGATTCGATAGGATTAGGAACTTACTTGAATGTAGAACTAGAAAATCGTAATAGTCCCTGTATTAAGGTTGCAATTGGCGATGAATTCACCAAGATTGATACCAATCACTATAAAATCAACCCCAAACACGCCGAACACTATCTGCAACTACTAGCATCACTCTTAGAAGATAAGATAGCAATTGTTCGGATTCTGCATTTGTGGACATATCAAGCATATTTAGGAGAGATTGCCAACTTAGAAGCACTAGAAGAATCCCTCGACCTTGGGGTTTATAGTTTACTTTTCCTCACCCAATCACTGACCAAGCTTAAAGCTGCGAACCATTCAGTACAATTACAGGTAATTTCTAGCTATTCACAGCCAACTTCACCCGATGACAAAATTGCATCGGAGAAAGCTCCAATTTTAGGACTGGTCAAAACAATTGCCCAGGAAATCGTTGGTTTGAAATGCCGGCATATCGATCTCCCTATAGATATAGATTCAGTTGCAGTGAATGCGCCTTATATTCTCACGGAGATTCAGACAGATAGCAACGACTCAGAAGTGGCATATCGCAACGGACAGCGTTTAATTCCCCGCTTAGAAAAAGTTTACTTGACCATAGCTGAAAAGCAAAAACTTCCCTTCCAAGCTGGCGGAATGTATTTGCTGACTGGAGGATTAGGAGGAATTGGTGTTGAGATTGCCAAGTATTTGCTCGAAACTTATCAAGCTAGGTTGTTATTAGTCGGTAGAACTCAATTGCCTCCTAGAAGTACATGGGAGACTCGGATCAAACAGGCAGATGTTGTTGCTCAAAAGATCGGGGCTTACCTAGCATTAGAGAAACTTGGGGGAGAGATTATCTACGAAGCTGTTGATATTTGTGATTTTACTCAGTTGCAACAGGTTGTTAACCAAGCTCAGTCTCTTTGGCAATGCAAATTACAAGGAGTGATTCACTCAGCAGGAATTTATCAAGAAGGTTTACTGGTTAAGGAAACCAAAGATAGTTTTGCAAAAACGCTGCATCCGAAAGTTTTTGGTACTTGGGTTCTACATCAACTCATACTTAAGCATCCCAACCCTCTTTTCATTAGTTTCTCTTCGGTGAGTAGCTTTTTTGGAGGGGCGATGGTGGGTGCTTATAGTGCAGCTAACCATTTCCTAGACTGCTTTGCTCATTACCAAAAATACCAGTGTTCAATAGAGAGCTATTGCTTTAATTGGAGTACATGGAATGAGGTAGGCATGAGTCAAGGCTATCGGGGAAAAGATGCACTCCACGCGAGAGGTTACAAATCCATGTCAGCAAAAGAAGGCTTGCATTCTTTCCTAACAGGGTTATATAATGATCGAGCAAACCTCTTAATTGGGTTGGATGGAAGTAAAAGCTTTATTCAACAATACACAGAGGTAACTGAAGCCGTAAAACACCCTCTTAATCTTGAATGTGAAAGTCCTAAATCGCAGCGAAAAAAAACCGCTACCACTGCCAAAACAGAAGTAGAAAAAACAATTGCTTCTATTTGGAAACAAGTGTTAAATATAGATGATCTCGATATCCACGATAGCTTCTTCGATCTAGGTGGAAACTCCTTACTTGTAGCTCAGGTGACTGGGAAGTTACAGGAATTTTTACAGCGAGATATTTCCATGAGCGAAATGTTTCAGTACCCCACCATTAGCTCGATCGCAAAACATTTAGACAGTCCAGAAAAACAAATCTCCCTTAATCAGTTGCGTCAGAGCAAAAGTCCAACTGATAAACGTCGAGAACTCATTCAGAGACAGCAGCAAATTCTGTCTAGAAAGTCACGAAATCTAGTCTAAATCCATATCAATTTGTCAACAATATAACAATTAATCAGGAGTCCATTAGAATGGAAGCAGTTGAAAACGTGGGTGTCGGTAATGAACTAGATATTGCCGTTATTGGGATGTCGGGTCGCTTCCCTGGAGCAAAAAATATTGATGAATTTTGGCAGAATCTACAAGATGGGGTAGAATCTATTTCCTTTTTCTCAGAAGCAGAATTGGAAGCTGCTGGTGTTGATGCTGCGACTGCCAGCGATCCGAATTATGTGAAAGTAGCTCCTGTACTAGATGATGTTGATTTGTTTGATGCTTCCTTCTTTGGCTATAGTCCGAAAGAAGCAGAAATGCTAGATCCTCAAAACCGGTTGTTCATGGAGTCTGCTTGGGAAGCTCTGGAAACTTCTGGCTATAATCCTAAAAATTATTCAGGTTCAATTGGCGTTTATGCCAGTCAATCTCTGAGTACATACCTGTTAAGAAATGTTTATCCCAACCTTGATTTTCGCAGTTCGATTCTCTCATCAAGAAATGTCCAAGCTTTGATTGCCAATGAGAGAGACTTCTTACCAACAAGAGTTTCTTACAAATTCAACTTAAAAGGCCCAAGTCTCAACGTTCAAACAGCTTGTTCGAGTTCATTAGTAGCTATTCACTTAGCTCGTCAAAGTTTATTAATGGGTGAATGCGATATCGCTTTAGTCGGTGGAGTTTCCATCTATCTTCCCCAAAATGCAGGCTATTTGTATGAAGAGGGAATGATGCACTCTCCCGACGGACATTGCCGAGCTTTTGATGCCAAATCTAAAGGAACAGTTTTTAGTGGCGGTGTCGGTGTTGTCATTCTCAAGCTACTCGCTAATGCTATTGCTGATGGAGATTGTATTCATGCAGTAGTTAAAGGTTCAGCAATTAATAATGATGGTGGTTTTAAAATCGGCTATACAGCACCCAGTTCTCAAGGTCAGGCAGAGGCAATTGCCGAAGCAATTATCAATTCAGGAGTAGATGCTGAAACTATTACTTATGTAGAAGCTCATGGCACAGGAACTCTCCAAGGCGACCCGATTGAAGTTACAGGATTAACTAAAGCTTTCTCACACTATACCGAAAAGAAAGGCTTCTGCGCCATTGGTTCAGTGAAGCCAAATATTGGACATACTGATGTAGCAGCCGGAGTTACCAGCTTCATTAAAACTGCGTTAATGCTGAAACACAAATTGTTAGTTCCCACTATCAACTTTGAAGAACCAAATCCCCAAATAGATTTTGCCAATAGTCCCTTCTACGTCAACACAAAACAGCAACCTTGGACAACTGAAAATGGCATTCCTCGCCGCGCCGGAGTCAGTGCTTTTGGCATTGGTGGCACTAATGCTCATGTTATCTTAGAAGAACCCCCAGAAGTAGCCTCCATACCATCAGAAACCGAACGACCATTGCATTTATTATGCCTCTCAGCAAAAACTGAAAAAGCTTTAAATGAATTGGTGGCTAAATACGAAACTCACCTAGAAATATCACCAAATCAGCCCTTAGCAGATATTTGTTTCACTGCCAATGCAGGACGTTCGCACCATAATTACCGCATCGGAATTGTAGCTGATTCCGCACAAGATTTACGCGAACAATTAGCAGATTTTTCCGCAGGTGAAGACTTTAGCGAAGTTATTACCAAATGCTCTAATACTAACCCGCCTAAAATTGCCTTCCTATTTACCGGTCAAGGTTCCCAATACATCGGTATGGGGCGCGAACTTTACGATACTCAACCTACATTCCGCCAAACTCTCGATCGCTGCGATCGATTGCTAAAACCCTATTTAGAAGTGCCACTGCTAGATGTTCTTTACCCAAAAAAAGGCGTATATTCTCCTCTCAATGAAACAGCTTATACCCAGCCAGCTTTGTTTGCTTTCGAGTATGCTTTAGCTCAATTATGGCTATCTTGGGGTATCAAGCCAGATGCAGTTATTGGTCACAGTTTAGGCGAATACGTAGCCGCCTGTATAGCCGGAGTTTTCAGCTTAGAAGATGCCATAAAGTTAGTGGCAGAACGCGGTCGGCTGATGCAAGCACTACCTCCAAATGGCGAGATGGTTGCGATTTTAGCGAATGCAGAGTTAGTAAAAGCCGCCATCGCACCCTACCAGCCAAATGTGGTAATTTCAGCTATCAACAGCCCAGAAGAAACAGTTATTTCTGGAACTTCTGAAGCTATTTCTGCGGTACTTTCAGACCTGCAACCTCAAAAACTGTGGACGCATAAGCTCACAGTCTCCCACGCCTTCCACTCGCCTTTAATGGCACCGATTCTAAATGATTTTAGCCAAATTGCAGCTCAAATCACCTATGCAGAACCACAAATTGAGCTGATTTCAACAGTAACAGGAGAAAGCGCCCAAGTCACTGATATGGGATGCGCTGAATATTGGTGCAATCAAATTCTGCAACCTGTCAATTTTGAAAGCGGAATCAATACACTTTCAGCTCTACAAATTGATATCTTCCTTGAAATTGGAGCTCACTCTCCATTAATCCAGATGGGGCGCAGATGCCTCCCAGAAACAACAGCAGTTTGGTTGTCTTCACTTCACAAAGAACGCTCCAACTGGCAGCAATTACTTGCGAGTTTAAAAGCATTATACGTTCATGGAGCCGATGTGGATTGGGCGGCATTTGACCAAGACTATTCCCGTCGCCGAGTGCTACTTCCTACTTACCCATTCCAGCGCCAAAGATATTGGATTGAGCCAGCAGCAAGAGTAATAGTCAGCGAACAGCAGACCTCACTTGCACCAGTGCATTCCATCTTTGAAGAAGCAGATCTGGCGCTATCTACGGCGGGATTAAATTCCCAAAAAGTAACTTGGCGTGATAGAATATTAACTGCCAAAAATAGCGATCGCCCTTCTTTATTAGAGTCTTATCTTTGTCAGCAAGTAGTCCGGGGATTGGGAGTAAAACGATCTGAAGTCTGCCTCGAAGCGTCTTTAAGGGAGTTAGGATTTGATTCTTTAATGGTCGTCGAACTCAAAAATCAGATTGAGAAAGATTTGGAAATCAGCTTGCTAGTGAAAGAACTAATAGCAGGGCCTTCTATCACTCAGCTAGCCCTAAAAATGAGTTCTCAACTAACGCCAGCAATAGAAGAATTATTGCCAACACTTGAGATTGCAGCTTTGACAGTTCCTCAAGATACTAATTTGAGTTGGATTAATAAATCTGAGTTTTCTACTTCTGCAAAAATCCGCTTATTTTGCTTTCCATACGCTGGTGGTGGCGCTTCAACCTACCGCAGTTGGGAGTCACAGTTACCACCAGAAATAGAAGTCTGTCCAATACAGCTTCCTGGCCGCGAAAACCGCATCAGCGAAGCGCCTTTTACTGAATTTACAGAGTTAGTTGAAGTTTTGGCAGATGTGCTGAAACCAATGCTCGATCGGCCCTTTGCATTCTACGGACATAGCATGGGTGGGCTGCTAGCTTTTGAGGTAGCAAAGTCCCTTCGCAATCGGTTTGGCTTGTTGCCAATTCACTTGTTTATTGGGGCAACTATTGCTCCCCAATTACCTAATCCTTTCCCAGCTCTCGATTTGACTTCTCCTCTGAATTTGACTAGGTTTCTCCGCAGTTTAGGAACATCATCTAAAGTGCTGCAAAACACTGAACTGATGGAGGCGCTGTTACCGACTATGAAGGCAGATTTTCTTGCTCTTGAGAGCTATACTTACAAAGATAATGCACCGCTTGATTGTCCGATTTCGGCTTTTGCGGGAAGCAAAGATCGCTTTGTGAGCCAAGAAGATATGGCAGCATGGAGTATACAAACTTTGAGCCGCTTCCACCTTGAATCTGTTGCCGGTTCTCACTTATTTTTAGAGAGCGATCGCGAACAGGTTTTACAAACTATTTGCCGCGAGTTAGCACCTAATAGCTTGCTACATCACCAAGTCTCTCCTTTTAGTCGCTCCTTAACATCATCTGGCGTTAATTCTCATAAATAAATAGGTATGCAGTTGCGTTAAAGTGCTCTTTATGTATGCGACAGAGCGCTAAAGTGTAACTACATACCTTGATTTAAAGTGACAGAGACTTTCGTCCTAAAAGAAAAGAGAAAAAGAATAAAAAGGGCGATTGTAAAGGATTTTAGATCGTCTAACAACTAACAACCAAGGAAAAATCATGGATGCAACTTCTTTTCCCATCAACCAAGAGCGAGTAATCAAAGGACAAGCCGTTTACACGGAAGATATTTTGTCTGAATATGACAAGATCGTGGGAATTTCTGCTCGTTTTTTGTGGAAATGCTCTTATTCTAGGCTACTCAATTTCTACAACAAAAATATTTCTGCTTGCCACTTAGATGTCGGAGTTGGATCGGGATATTATTTGGATAAATGTCGCTTTCCTTCTGAGCAGCCAAAAATTAGTTTGTTAGATCTAAATGCTAATAGTTTAGAGTTTACATCAAAGCGGATTAAACGCTACAATCCCTCTTGCTATCAAGCATCTGTGCTGGAACCATTACCCCTGGAACCGAATCAGTTTGATTCGATAGGCATTAACTACCTATTGCACTGTCTCCCTGGAACTCTGGCGACGAAAACAGTAGCCTTTGAGTACCTTAAACCTTTGATGAAAGATGGTGCGGTTTTATTTGGTTCGACTGTTCTCGGCTCTGGAGTGAAGCACAATTATTTAGG contains:
- a CDS encoding class I SAM-dependent methyltransferase, whose protein sequence is MDATSFPINQERVIKGQAVYTEDILSEYDKIVGISARFLWKCSYSRLLNFYNKNISACHLDVGVGSGYYLDKCRFPSEQPKISLLDLNANSLEFTSKRIKRYNPSCYQASVLEPLPLEPNQFDSIGINYLLHCLPGTLATKTVAFEYLKPLMKDGAVLFGSTVLGSGVKHNYLGRIVMHIYNNTGVFTNWQDNVEDLKEALASNFSSYSVQVVGCTALFTARK
- a CDS encoding SDR family NAD(P)-dependent oxidoreductase, with translation MSCVTISKATSKNSQCLSSPSEEKPLRKQLSVSHGEPLTLAPSAPTNLSQALQQAAIHSPHQGIVYIKSNGKESVQLYPDLLEEAQRIVGGLRKLGLKPQDKVIFQFDRNQDFIAAFWGCVLGGFVPVPIAIAPIYSESNGSVTKLHHAWQMLEQPTILTNEKLAPSILALSKSWGVDSIQIETIEELQTGTPDKRAENSNPDDLALLLLTSGSTGVPKGVMQSHRALLSHSASTSQINNFNNKDISLNWMPLDHVGGLVMFHIRDVYLGCKQIHVVKEAILQNPLLWLDLIDSFKATITWAPNFAYALINKQAHKIKSQHWNLSSMRFILNAGEAIVAKTARRFLELLCPQGLPANAMRPAWGMSETSSAITFSNNFSLDSTAEHDAFVGVGSPIPGISIRIVDSNNQVFEQETIGRLQVKGVSVTSGYYQNPELNQEVFTEDGWFNTGDLGFLKGDNLTITGRAKDTIIVNGLNYYSHEIEAVVEEVEGVEVSYTAACAVRTPDSNSDNLAIFFHTHISEPNRLALLLKDIRASIVKKVGLNPNYLIPIEKQTIPKTEIGKIQRSQLSQRFIAGDFDSILKHLDIATSNGNTLPDWFYRPIWRPKVAIPATTQSITGATLIFLDSIGLGTYLNVELENRNSPCIKVAIGDEFTKIDTNHYKINPKHAEHYLQLLASLLEDKIAIVRILHLWTYQAYLGEIANLEALEESLDLGVYSLLFLTQSLTKLKAANHSVQLQVISSYSQPTSPDDKIASEKAPILGLVKTIAQEIVGLKCRHIDLPIDIDSVAVNAPYILTEIQTDSNDSEVAYRNGQRLIPRLEKVYLTIAEKQKLPFQAGGMYLLTGGLGGIGVEIAKYLLETYQARLLLVGRTQLPPRSTWETRIKQADVVAQKIGAYLALEKLGGEIIYEAVDICDFTQLQQVVNQAQSLWQCKLQGVIHSAGIYQEGLLVKETKDSFAKTLHPKVFGTWVLHQLILKHPNPLFISFSSVSSFFGGAMVGAYSAANHFLDCFAHYQKYQCSIESYCFNWSTWNEVGMSQGYRGKDALHARGYKSMSAKEGLHSFLTGLYNDRANLLIGLDGSKSFIQQYTEVTEAVKHPLNLECESPKSQRKKTATTAKTEVEKTIASIWKQVLNIDDLDIHDSFFDLGGNSLLVAQVTGKLQEFLQRDISMSEMFQYPTISSIAKHLDSPEKQISLNQLRQSKSPTDKRRELIQRQQQILSRKSRNLV
- a CDS encoding type I polyketide synthase, translating into MEAVENVGVGNELDIAVIGMSGRFPGAKNIDEFWQNLQDGVESISFFSEAELEAAGVDAATASDPNYVKVAPVLDDVDLFDASFFGYSPKEAEMLDPQNRLFMESAWEALETSGYNPKNYSGSIGVYASQSLSTYLLRNVYPNLDFRSSILSSRNVQALIANERDFLPTRVSYKFNLKGPSLNVQTACSSSLVAIHLARQSLLMGECDIALVGGVSIYLPQNAGYLYEEGMMHSPDGHCRAFDAKSKGTVFSGGVGVVILKLLANAIADGDCIHAVVKGSAINNDGGFKIGYTAPSSQGQAEAIAEAIINSGVDAETITYVEAHGTGTLQGDPIEVTGLTKAFSHYTEKKGFCAIGSVKPNIGHTDVAAGVTSFIKTALMLKHKLLVPTINFEEPNPQIDFANSPFYVNTKQQPWTTENGIPRRAGVSAFGIGGTNAHVILEEPPEVASIPSETERPLHLLCLSAKTEKALNELVAKYETHLEISPNQPLADICFTANAGRSHHNYRIGIVADSAQDLREQLADFSAGEDFSEVITKCSNTNPPKIAFLFTGQGSQYIGMGRELYDTQPTFRQTLDRCDRLLKPYLEVPLLDVLYPKKGVYSPLNETAYTQPALFAFEYALAQLWLSWGIKPDAVIGHSLGEYVAACIAGVFSLEDAIKLVAERGRLMQALPPNGEMVAILANAELVKAAIAPYQPNVVISAINSPEETVISGTSEAISAVLSDLQPQKLWTHKLTVSHAFHSPLMAPILNDFSQIAAQITYAEPQIELISTVTGESAQVTDMGCAEYWCNQILQPVNFESGINTLSALQIDIFLEIGAHSPLIQMGRRCLPETTAVWLSSLHKERSNWQQLLASLKALYVHGADVDWAAFDQDYSRRRVLLPTYPFQRQRYWIEPAARVIVSEQQTSLAPVHSIFEEADLALSTAGLNSQKVTWRDRILTAKNSDRPSLLESYLCQQVVRGLGVKRSEVCLEASLRELGFDSLMVVELKNQIEKDLEISLLVKELIAGPSITQLALKMSSQLTPAIEELLPTLEIAALTVPQDTNLSWINKSEFSTSAKIRLFCFPYAGGGASTYRSWESQLPPEIEVCPIQLPGRENRISEAPFTEFTELVEVLADVLKPMLDRPFAFYGHSMGGLLAFEVAKSLRNRFGLLPIHLFIGATIAPQLPNPFPALDLTSPLNLTRFLRSLGTSSKVLQNTELMEALLPTMKADFLALESYTYKDNAPLDCPISAFAGSKDRFVSQEDMAAWSIQTLSRFHLESVAGSHLFLESDREQVLQTICRELAPNSLLHHQVSPFSRSLTSSGVNSHK